In Tindallia magadiensis, one DNA window encodes the following:
- a CDS encoding GNAT family N-acetyltransferase, producing MEKGMMEKNLMIRPEGKEDYMAIRQLIQDAFDPMPFSTGKEWQLVESIRASKGYINELALVAELGGKMVGHILVSEIALDGKTSMIPVLILSPVSVLPEFQREGVGQQLCQKAIEEAKKTDYPVMIVIGDPRYYQRFGFRPAFPEGVYLPFGFEEEYLQMMELKENALEKVAGAIQFPPWFFDARGELL from the coding sequence ATGGAAAAAGGGATGATGGAAAAAAATCTGATGATACGACCGGAAGGAAAAGAAGACTATATGGCGATTCGCCAGCTTATTCAGGATGCCTTTGATCCGATGCCCTTTAGCACTGGGAAAGAATGGCAGCTAGTGGAGTCAATACGTGCTAGTAAGGGATATATCAATGAGTTGGCATTGGTAGCGGAACTTGGTGGAAAAATGGTTGGTCATATTCTGGTTTCAGAAATAGCTTTAGATGGAAAAACTTCCATGATTCCTGTTTTGATTCTGTCGCCTGTTTCTGTTTTACCCGAGTTTCAACGAGAAGGCGTTGGACAGCAACTATGCCAAAAGGCGATTGAAGAAGCAAAAAAAACCGATTATCCAGTGATGATTGTGATCGGAGATCCTCGATATTACCAGCGATTTGGTTTTCGCCCTGCTTTTCCTGAAGGCGTTTATTTACCCTTTGGCTTTGAGGAAGAGTATTTGCAGATGATGGAATTAAAGGAAAATGCGTTGGAGAAAGTAGCTGGAGCGATTCAGTTTCCGCCCTGGTTTTTTGATGCCAGAGGAGAACTGCTATAA
- a CDS encoding RidA family protein, with protein MTKKAVHPANAPLPAGPYNHAIVSGGFVFVSGQTPEKPGTDVIEAVGIKEHTRQVMENIKAILEAAGCGLEDLVKVDAHLKDMKDFAGFNEVYGKYVSEPYPARITVQSVLPPGDPLVEISVIAKVKD; from the coding sequence ATGACAAAGAAAGCAGTGCATCCTGCCAACGCTCCATTGCCAGCAGGACCGTATAATCACGCTATTGTATCAGGAGGGTTTGTTTTTGTAAGTGGACAGACGCCGGAAAAGCCTGGCACCGATGTGATTGAAGCTGTTGGAATAAAGGAGCATACCAGGCAAGTAATGGAAAATATAAAAGCGATTCTTGAAGCGGCCGGATGCGGTTTGGAGGATTTGGTAAAAGTAGATGCTCACCTGAAAGATATGAAGGATTTTGCCGGATTTAACGAAGTTTATGGAAAGTATGTGTCGGAGCCATATCCTGCACGTATTACAGTTCAAAGTGTTTTACCGCCAGGAGATCCTTTGGTAGAGATTAGTGTCATTGCAAAAGTAAAAGATTAA
- a CDS encoding Lrp/AsnC family transcriptional regulator: protein MKNTYGLDHVDLKIIKILQRDGRTPNTDIARLLDVSESTVRNRITRLIENDVIQIVAVADPFKLGLDIAASLKIHVDVQKVDYVATELKKIEALWYITLATGASTFNAEVYVKNINDLHELLKNKIWRIDGVTHTETSVVMDYLKREYCWDF from the coding sequence ATGAAAAATACCTACGGACTGGATCATGTTGATCTAAAGATCATCAAAATTCTGCAGCGTGATGGCCGAACTCCCAATACGGATATCGCTCGGTTGTTGGACGTTTCAGAATCAACGGTTCGTAACCGTATTACCCGGCTAATTGAAAACGACGTGATCCAGATCGTTGCTGTGGCCGACCCGTTCAAACTGGGCTTGGATATTGCCGCTTCTCTCAAGATCCATGTTGATGTTCAGAAAGTGGATTATGTGGCAACCGAACTCAAAAAAATCGAAGCACTCTGGTACATTACATTAGCAACCGGTGCTTCAACCTTTAACGCTGAAGTCTATGTGAAAAATATTAATGATTTGCACGAACTCTTAAAAAACAAAATCTGGAGAATCGATGGTGTAACGCATACCGAGACTTCCGTTGTAATGGATTACTTAAAACGAGAATATTGTTGGGATTTTTAG
- a CDS encoding pyridoxal-phosphate dependent enzyme, producing MKYESLKDWKSLCLQDVFLASKRIHGLILKTPLIESPDLALRCGAHQVFVKLESLQNTGAFKLRGAGNKILSLEEEDRQKGVITFSTGNHGRAVAYTAAKLGIKAVVCLSEKVPQNRVEMIKALKAEPVVFGKSQDEAEDHFEELIRRDGYISVPPFDDPEIIAGQGTVVLEMLQKNPQIDTLLVQLSGGGLLAGTALVAKSIKPKIKIIGVSIQQSPAMLESLKVGKPVDIEEKATIAGSLSGGIGRKNEYTLPLIEHYVDEHVLITEEEVIQGMKYAFEKHQLVAEGAAVVGISALLNHKVDVTGKKVGIMMTGSCVESKTYLEIIGNSVD from the coding sequence GTGAAATATGAATCTCTGAAAGACTGGAAATCTTTGTGCCTACAAGATGTTTTTCTTGCTTCAAAACGAATTCATGGGCTTATTCTTAAGACGCCCCTTATTGAATCGCCGGACTTGGCTCTCCGATGTGGAGCTCATCAGGTTTTTGTAAAATTGGAATCCCTACAAAATACCGGTGCCTTTAAGTTAAGAGGAGCTGGAAACAAGATATTATCCTTGGAAGAAGAAGATCGACAAAAAGGGGTCATCACCTTTTCTACGGGCAATCATGGAAGAGCCGTGGCGTATACGGCTGCAAAACTGGGGATAAAGGCTGTGGTGTGCCTTTCAGAAAAAGTGCCTCAAAATCGGGTGGAAATGATAAAGGCATTGAAAGCAGAGCCGGTAGTTTTCGGAAAGTCTCAGGATGAAGCAGAAGATCATTTTGAAGAGCTGATCCGAAGAGATGGCTATATTTCAGTTCCACCATTTGATGATCCGGAAATTATTGCTGGGCAGGGCACAGTAGTGCTGGAAATGCTCCAAAAAAATCCTCAAATCGATACGTTGCTGGTTCAGTTATCTGGCGGAGGGCTTTTGGCAGGGACGGCTCTGGTGGCAAAAAGCATTAAACCAAAGATTAAAATCATAGGTGTTTCTATTCAACAGTCACCAGCAATGTTAGAGAGTCTTAAAGTTGGAAAACCGGTAGACATAGAGGAAAAAGCAACGATTGCCGGCTCTTTATCTGGTGGCATTGGTCGGAAAAATGAGTATACCTTACCATTAATAGAACACTATGTAGATGAGCATGTGCTGATCACTGAAGAAGAAGTGATACAAGGCATGAAATATGCTTTTGAAAAGCATCAGCTAGTGGCGGAAGGTGCCGCTGTCGTTGGCATATCTGCTCTGCTAAACCACAAGGTGGATGTAACGGGCAAGAAGGTGGGGATAATGATGACGGGCAGTTGTGTGGAATCGAAAACCTATTTAGAGATCATAGGAAATAGTGTAGATTAG
- a CDS encoding GNAT family N-acetyltransferase: MTKIVIQNDIIRLRDTTPQDLDQVLRIERNEENRRYVYNWPKARHLESINASEEKHFVVEDQVKGDVVGYIILSSIGSPHNVIEFDRITIDKKGKGYGRQAVRLIKQLCFESYGCHRLWLDVFDDNPKAKALYESEGFVFEGTLRDCKKYEDGYRSMHILSMLSNEYKKE; the protein is encoded by the coding sequence GTGACTAAGATAGTGATTCAGAATGATATCATACGGCTAAGAGATACAACGCCGCAAGATCTTGATCAGGTGCTGAGGATTGAGAGGAATGAAGAAAACAGACGTTACGTCTATAACTGGCCAAAAGCCAGGCATTTAGAGTCAATTAATGCATCTGAAGAAAAACATTTTGTGGTTGAAGATCAGGTAAAAGGCGATGTGGTGGGATACATTATACTATCTTCTATTGGTAGTCCTCATAATGTAATTGAATTTGACCGCATTACTATTGATAAAAAGGGAAAAGGCTATGGAAGGCAAGCTGTTCGTCTTATCAAACAGCTGTGTTTTGAAAGCTATGGGTGTCATAGGTTGTGGCTGGATGTTTTTGACGACAATCCGAAAGCAAAAGCCTTATATGAATCTGAAGGATTTGTCTTTGAAGGAACCTTGAGGGATTGTAAAAAGTATGAAGACGGTTATCGATCCATGCATATTCTTTCTATGTTGTCCAATGAATATAAGAAAGAATAA
- a CDS encoding M24 family metallopeptidase — translation MQMFSREEYLERVRKTQEKMNEWGIELLFISQPANMNYLTGYDGWSFYVHQCLLVSLDQEEPVWIGRGMDANAARITSFLSDNNIYQYADDYVHSLVKHPMHFMADIIKKRGWDRKIIGVEMDQFYYPHRAHVELEKSLPNAIFKDANTLVNWVRVVKSDKEIEFMKIAGQIASKVMKTAQREIAPGVRECDVAAKIAEAQYSGTSEHSGDYPAIVPLMMAGEATKTPHLTWTEKKYEEEEAVLLELCGVYKRYHVPIARTMYLGQEPPQIMKDTGKTVLEGLAAALEMVKPGVVVEDIEETWRKTIQKTGLVKESRIGYSIGVNYPPDWGEQTISVRPGDKTIVQKNMTLHLIPGIWLDDVGFEVDASFYVTENGIEHFFDDSLEICVKR, via the coding sequence ATCTGACTGGTTATGACGGTTGGAGTTTTTATGTACATCAATGTCTATTGGTTTCCTTAGATCAGGAAGAACCTGTTTGGATTGGTAGAGGGATGGATGCCAACGCTGCCCGAATCACCAGTTTTCTATCAGACAATAATATTTATCAATATGCCGACGATTATGTACATTCCCTAGTGAAACACCCGATGCACTTTATGGCCGATATCATTAAAAAGCGAGGATGGGACCGCAAAATCATAGGGGTGGAAATGGACCAGTTCTATTACCCTCATAGGGCTCATGTAGAGTTGGAAAAATCTCTGCCTAACGCGATTTTTAAGGATGCAAATACTTTGGTCAACTGGGTACGGGTAGTGAAATCTGATAAAGAAATTGAATTTATGAAAATTGCTGGACAAATAGCTTCCAAAGTGATGAAGACAGCTCAACGCGAAATTGCGCCAGGTGTCAGAGAATGTGATGTGGCGGCGAAAATTGCGGAGGCTCAGTATTCCGGAACTTCCGAACATAGTGGAGATTATCCAGCTATTGTTCCCTTGATGATGGCAGGAGAAGCAACGAAAACCCCACATCTCACCTGGACAGAAAAGAAATACGAAGAAGAGGAAGCGGTTCTTTTAGAACTATGTGGTGTTTATAAAAGGTACCATGTTCCGATTGCCAGAACCATGTATTTAGGACAGGAACCCCCGCAGATAATGAAAGATACGGGAAAAACTGTTTTAGAAGGCTTGGCAGCTGCGTTGGAAATGGTAAAGCCAGGTGTTGTGGTAGAGGATATTGAGGAAACCTGGCGAAAAACCATTCAAAAGACAGGTTTGGTGAAAGAGTCGAGGATTGGTTATTCAATTGGTGTAAACTATCCGCCGGATTGGGGCGAGCAAACGATTTCGGTAAGACCGGGCGATAAAACCATCGTTCAAAAGAACATGACCCTTCATCTGATTCCAGGAATCTGGTTGGATGATGTTGGTTTTGAAGTAGATGCTTCCTTTTATGTAACAGAAAATGGCATTGAACATTTCTTCGACGATTCACTGGAAATTTGCGTCAAAAGATAA
- the hisS gene encoding histidine--tRNA ligase has translation MTEKKMIVKPSTLPGFMELLPAEQIMFNHMRDTIRNVYERYGFIPLDTPVIEKSDVLLVKSGGETEKQVYRFMKGDSDLAMRFDLTVPLARYVAQHMANLTFPFRRYQIGKVYRGEKNQKGRFREFYQCDIDIIGRNHLDVVNDAEIPAIINDVFTQLKLPDFIIRINNRKLMNGLFQHFGLAGRPEILKAIDKLEKIGPDKTRKELMEAGIEEASIDAIFRFIQLKGSNDEILDGLKQAAIDNELYQTGVEELTRVTKLIRAFGVPEAHFALDLTIVRGLDYYTGTVYETLLKNYPEIGSICSGGRYDNLAEHYTKEKLPGVGISIGLTRLFYQLNEAGLLGEMKEQVLTQLLVVPIGDTLETCAKVARRFRDANVITEVFLEDTKIAKKMNYANKQGIPWVVIIGDEEVQDGLVALKDLETGDQERMSWEEALKKITGS, from the coding sequence ATGACGGAGAAGAAAATGATTGTAAAACCATCCACATTACCAGGCTTTATGGAGCTGTTACCAGCAGAGCAGATCATGTTTAATCATATGCGGGATACGATCCGCAATGTATACGAAAGGTATGGCTTTATTCCTCTAGATACACCGGTAATTGAGAAATCGGATGTGCTTTTGGTGAAAAGCGGCGGAGAAACAGAGAAACAGGTTTATCGATTCATGAAAGGCGATTCAGATCTGGCGATGCGCTTTGATCTAACCGTACCTTTAGCCCGGTATGTAGCCCAGCACATGGCGAATTTAACCTTTCCTTTTCGGAGATATCAGATTGGTAAAGTTTATCGCGGTGAAAAAAACCAAAAAGGAAGATTTCGTGAATTTTATCAATGTGATATTGATATTATTGGGCGTAATCATTTAGATGTTGTTAATGATGCAGAAATTCCTGCGATTATCAATGACGTTTTTACTCAATTGAAACTACCTGATTTTATCATAAGAATTAATAATCGAAAACTAATGAACGGACTTTTTCAACATTTTGGGTTGGCAGGAAGACCGGAAATATTAAAGGCCATTGATAAGCTGGAAAAAATAGGCCCGGATAAGACTCGAAAAGAATTAATGGAAGCGGGCATTGAAGAAGCTTCTATCGATGCTATTTTTCGATTTATACAGCTAAAAGGCAGCAATGATGAAATTCTAGACGGCTTAAAACAGGCGGCTATCGATAATGAACTTTATCAAACCGGTGTAGAGGAACTGACGCGTGTCACCAAACTGATCAGAGCCTTTGGGGTGCCAGAGGCACATTTTGCTTTGGACCTGACCATTGTTCGAGGGTTAGACTATTATACAGGTACGGTTTATGAAACCCTGCTGAAAAATTACCCTGAAATAGGATCGATTTGCTCTGGTGGAAGGTATGATAATTTAGCAGAACATTATACAAAAGAAAAATTGCCCGGAGTTGGTATTTCTATCGGATTGACCAGACTCTTTTACCAATTAAATGAGGCGGGGTTACTGGGAGAAATGAAAGAACAGGTGTTAACGCAATTATTGGTAGTACCTATTGGAGATACCTTGGAGACTTGTGCAAAAGTAGCACGACGATTTCGAGATGCGAATGTCATAACAGAAGTATTTCTAGAAGACACTAAAATAGCTAAAAAAATGAATTATGCCAATAAACAGGGAATTCCCTGGGTAGTGATTATTGGAGATGAGGAAGTTCAGGATGGACTTGTCGCATTGAAAGACTTGGAAACGGGTGATCAGGAAAGAATGTCCTGGGAAGAAGCGCTCAAAAAAATAACCGGTTCTTAA